The genomic DNA GCGCTCGGCGGCGTAGGCGTCGATAAGCAGGTAGTCGCACAGAATGTTGATGAGCCTCGGAACACCCCGGGTCTGCTCACTGATGCGGGCGAAGGCTTCGTCGGAAAACTGCACCGCGTCCCGGTTGCCCGCGCACTCCATCCTGTAGAGGATATAGTCCCGGACCTCCTCCGTCTTCAACGGGGAAAGATGGCAGCCGATCTGGATGCGCTGACGCAACTGCAACAGGGTATGGCTGTTGAGGGTCTCCTTGAGTTCAGGCTGGCCGGCGAGGATGATCTGCAACAGCTTGCCGCCGTCAGTCTCCAGATTGGAGAGCATCCGCACCTCTTCGAGGAGTTCGGCGCACAGGTTCTGGGCCTCGTCGATTATCAAAACGCAACGCTGGCCCAACGCGTATTGATCAATGAGAAATTCGTTAAGCTCCCGCACCAGGGCAGCCTTGGACCGTCCCTCGGTCTCCAGCCCGAAGTCGTCGTTAATCATGGTCAGCAACTGATGGGAGTCCACCTTGGTGTTGGTGACCTTGGACAGTGTCACCTTGTCCATGTGGTCCTTCATCAGCAGCCGGATCAACGTGGTCTTTCCCGCCCCGACTTCGCCCGTGAGCAGGATGAACCCCGCGCGCTCCTCGATGCCGTACCGAAGATACGACAACGCCTTGCCATGGGTCCTGCTCATGAACAGCAGGTCCGGGTTCGGCAGGAGGTCGAACGGCTTGGAGCCGAATTTGAAGAACTTCTCGTACATTGTATTCCTGTCCAGGCCCGGGCTACCTGGCGTGGTGATAATATTTGTATTTCATGTACGCTTCCGCGCTAAGGCCCCGGGTCGCCCGGCTGGCCTGGGTGTAGACCGCGCCGAGGATATTGGAGCCCTGAAGCGCCTCAATGGTGTCCCGCAGGTCGGCCTGGGACGCCTGCCCTTCCTTGATGACCAGCACCACGCCGTCGGCCATGCGGCTCAGGTTGCGCGATTCGGCAAAAGGAAGCACCGGCGGCGAGTCGATGATGATGTAGCGGTCGGCATAACGGTTCTTCATCTCGGACAGGGTCTCATGCATCCGCTTGGAGGCCAGCAACTCGCCCACATTGGGCACGGGCGATCCGGCGGACAGGAACGAAAGCTTGCCGATGCCGGTCTTGACCATCCCCTTACTGATGGGAGCGCCCTCGATAAGGCAGTCGGACAGGCCGTAGCCGTTCTCCATGCAGAGCAGCTCGTGGCAGCTCGGGGAGCGGATGTCGGCATCCACCAACAGCACGGTGTGATCAAATTCCTGGGCAAGGCTGATGGCCAGATTCACGGCGGTCACACTCTTTCCCTCGCCGACCGTTCCGCTGGTCACGAGCAGGGTGTTCTGGAATCCGCTGCGCTTGGTCTTGCGGACCAGACTCTGCTTGAGCTTGCGGAACTCCTCGGCAGCCAGCGAAACAGGTTCGTTCATGGAGACCAGCATACGCTGTCCCCTGGCCCGCTCGAAGGCTTCCGTCTGCATGGCGGCCGTCTCAAGAAAAGAGGCCTGCGCAGAATCGACACCCGGGATTTTCGTTTCGGCGGGAGCAGCGGTCCCGGCCGACTCGGGCCGCAACTTCTCGCTCCTCTTTGCCGAGGCTTTTTTCAATGCATCCTCTATTCTACTCATAACTTATATCCTCCATTGGTGCACGGCGGCCATGGCCTTCTCGATAACCTTGTCGACAAGGCCGACACCCATAAACTCCATGCCGAGAAACATCAGGACTATCAGAAGACCCAGCGCCCCGATCAGGTAGACCCGGAGGCCGCGCCTGGAGGCCTTGCGTTCCTCTTCGACGTTCTTGAGCTTGGGAATGACCGCAAGCACGGGAATGCCGAACTCGCGCAAGTCATCCACGTTCTTGATGGACGGGTCGATGATATCCAACAGGAAGACCACTCCGAAAGCGGCGCCGAACCCGATGGCGATGCCCGCGAGCATAATCAGGGGGCGATTGGGGCTGGACGGGATGGTCGGCACCACCGCCGGGTCCAGAACCCGGAAGGAAACCGCCTTGTCCTGCAATTCCATTTCCTTGGAAACCTCGGACTGCCCGTAGCGGGAGACCAGCTTCTCGTAGATGATGACCTCGTTCTGTTCCTTGCGCTTGAGCTCCTGCAACTGCGCCTGGGCCCGGGGAATCTGGTCCAGAATCGCCCTGTTCTGGGCGATGTCTTCCTCAAGATTCTTTTTCTGGGTTTCAAGGGACTGGATATGCACCTTGACGTTCTGATATTCCGGCGAGCTGTAAATGATGGACAACTCATCGCTGCCCTCTTCCCTGATCTGCCGCCGAGTTTCGGCAATGGCGCTCTCCAACTGCTTCACCCTCGGGTGATTTTTAGTATAGCGGGCCAGCATCTGACTCCTGACCTGCTCCTGCTCCCTAAGCCGGGCCCGGGACGGCGAATTGCTGAGAAGAACCTTGCGCGAGGCTTCCAGGGCGTTGATCTGAATCTGGATTTCCTTGATCTGCTCCTGGGCCTTTTCGATCTGATTTCTGACAACGTATTCGTTGGAGGCCAGGACCTTGCCCGAGGCAATGTTGAAGTCCTCAATGTCCTTTCTGGCCTCGTCGATACGCTTCTTGAAGACCTCGATCTGATCGGCCAGGAACCGGGTCGCCTCGAAGGACTCCTTGCGCTTGGTGGAAACGCTCTCCTCGATGTAAACGCGGGTCAGGGTGTTCACCACATCCCTGGCGAGCACGGGGTCGCTGTCCGCGAACCGGATATCGAACACGCCGCGCTTTTCGTCGAGCCCGATGGCGATCCGGCCGCGCAAGCTCTTGATCAACTCGTCCAGGGAAACGCTGTTCCTGAGACTGACATCGAGATCCAGGGCCTTGATGACCTGGGACAACATGTTCCGGCTGAGCATTGTCACCTTGATGGCTTTGATCTTGGTGTCCATGGACGGCGTGACCGCGATGCCCTTGACGAGGTCGCTGATGACGTTCTGCTCAATGAAGACGATGCTCCTGGCCTCGTACTTCCGGGGCAGCACGTAACTTATCACCACGGCCGCGAACATGACCAACAGCGCGATGGAAACGAACAGGCCCTTGCGCTCCCCCACCAGGCGGAGGTAGCGCCTGGCGTCAAATGAGGCGTCTTGACCCGCGATATCGTATTTGTTGTCCGCCATCGGCTCCGCCTAGAAGAAGCTTTCGCTGGCGACGATGTAATCCCCCGCCTGCAACAGCACGTTCTGGGTAAGGTCGCCCTTTTTGATAAGGTCCTTGGTCTTGACCGGAATGGAGACCTGCTTGTCGCCTTCCTTACGGATGATGACGATTTCGTTCTCGTCGGCGTACTTGCTGAAGCTGCCCGCCTGAAGCAGGGCGTCCAGGACAGTGAAGCCTTCGTGGAAGAAGATCGCCTTGGGCTCGTTCACAGCGCCGATGACAAAGACGTTGCGGTCGTATTTCACGGGCAGGAAAATCATGTCGCCGGGCTCAAGCTGGATATCCTTGTCGAACTCGCCCTTGCTGAACAGTCCGGAAAAATCGGACATGATTTTTTTGCCGTTGCGGTAGACGTACCCCTTGGACAAATCCGCTCCGTCCAGGGAACCCACCGAGGCGAGCACATGCAGCAGGGTCGTGCGCTGCATCATGTCGTAGACCTGGGGCTGAACGCCGCCGCCGACCACGTAAACGCGGCTGTTGACGCTTTTGAGCAGGGAGACGTTGACGATGGGATCCTTGACCAGTTGAGAGAGCAGCTTGGTAAGTTCCGTTTTCAGTTGAGGGAGGGTCTTCCCGGCGGCCACGACATCGTCGATGCCGGGCATGGACATCTTTCCGTCGGGGCGGACGATAACGGTGGTCCTCAGTTCCTCCTCGCCCCAGACGTGCACGGCCAGGGTATCTCCCTCGCCCACGACGTAATCTTCCGCCTGGGCCAGAACGGGCACGCACAACACGAACAGCATAACCAACAACAGCTTTTTCACGATGATCTCCTCGTTCCTTCCTTGATGGATATTCCCTAACGCCCCATTTTGTTCAGCATGACCGAGATGGTCTTGAACATGATCTTGAAATCAAACCACAGGGAATAATTCTTGATGTAGTACATGTCATAGCGCAGTTTTTCGAACGCGTCTTGCACCGAGGCTCCATACGGGTAACAAACCTGCGCCCAACCGGTGATGCCCGGCTTCACGAAGTGCCGCTCCGCGTAATAGGGCACGATCTTCTTGAGCTCGTGCACGAACTCGGGACGTTCCGGGCGGGGACCCACCAGACTCATGCTGCCCATGAGCACATTGAAGAGCTGCGGAATCTCGTCGATGCGGGACTTCCTCAGGAAGCGGCCGAACCGGGTCACGCGATTGTCATTCTCCATGGCCCAGACAGCACCGGACCCCTTCTCGGCGTCCTGGCGCATACTGCGGAACTTGTAGATGATGAAATCCTTGTCGCCCTTGCCCACGCGAATCTGCTTGAACAGCACAGGGCCGGGGGAATCCAGCTTGATGCCGATCATGACCAGGGGCAGGATGGGGGACACGATGATGATGCCCGTCAGGGACAGGAGAATATCCAGGGCCCGCTTGATGAAACGGCGGATGCCGATGATCTTGAACCCCTTGGCGAAAATGAACCAGCTCGGGGTGATTTTCTCAAGCATCAGCTTCCGGTTGACCCGCTCGTAGAATTCCGGGGCCTCAAGGACCTCGATGCCGCTCAGCTTGCAGTTGAGAATTTCCTGCAACGGGAAGGCTTCCCGACGTTCGGTCAGGGAAACCACGATTTTGCTCGCCTTGGCCCGCTGGGCGGCCTCCAGAATCCTGTTGGTGGGGTTCTCCACCTGCGCCACGGGGTCCGCGAACTCGCCGGAAAGGCATTCCACGTAGTCCTTGAACTCATAACGCCCGCCCGACTGGACGGCCAGCAGCTTCATGTCCTCGGCCAGTTGGCCGTTGCCCACGATGACGACCCTGTGCACCAGCCCCGGAATTTTCCGCCAATTGGCGATAAACAGGAGCCACAGGGTGTGGTTGAGGCCGAAGAGGCACAACAGGACCGGAATCATCTCCTCCAGGCGCACGAACAAATCGGTCTGCCAGTAGATGAAGAAGGTCATGTTCGAAGCCACTATCAGGCTGATGACCAGCCCCAGGACCCCGGCGTTCCGTGAAGGCGCCAGATAATGGACTATAATATGGACAACCAGGAACGAGGCCAGGATAATTCCCATCAACACGAATACGTCGGCGGGACGGCCTTCGAACAGGGCAAGCATTTCAGACGGCTCGTTGAACAGTACCACCGAGCACAGAAACATCGCCAACACCAGCAGCAGAAGGTCCTTGAAGACTCTGACGGATGCAATGGCTACCATGTCTCTCTCCTCTCTCGTCCCCGGCTATTCGCCCATGATGGCGGCCAGGAGCTTCTTGGCCTCGGCCGCATTGGCGCAGTCGGGGCAATTGGCTACTTTTTCCAACAAGGGCAGTGCCTTGTCATTTTTCCCGGCCGCCTTGTAGGCGTAACCGAGATGGTATTCGATGTCCGGATTCGATCCGGCGACCTCCAGGGCCTTTTCCAAAACCTGCACGGCCTCGTCGAGCCGTCCGTTGACGGCCAGGGAGTACCCGAAGGTATCGAGGACTGCGGGATCGCCCGGACGCTGCATGTAGGCGGTGTAACCCAGACGCAGGGCTTCAAGCCGGGTCTTGGGGTTTTTCAGGTAGAGCATGGCCAGATTGTTCAGGGCCGGGACGTAGCGCTGGGACAGGCGCAACGCGTTGTTGTAGCTCACGGCCGCGTCCTTGTCCCTGCCCAGCAGGACACAGATGTCGCCCCTGACGGTCCGGGCCACGTAGTTGTTCTCGTCGCGCTTGATGGCCGCGTCGATGTAGGTCAGCGCCTTCTTGGTCTCCCCGGCGGCGAGGTAGTAGTTGCCTATGGCCACCATGAGGCTCGAATTCGCTTCGCAACGGGACCGTCCCTCTTCCAGGACAGCCAGTTGGTTGGTCTTGTCGCCCTTGGTGGCGTAGATGTCGGCCAGAGTTATGTATCCCATCGGTTCACCAGGATATATTTCAATAATATCTCTGGCCGAGCCCACGGCCTTGTCGTAGTCGCCTTTGAGCATGTAAGTGCGGGTGCGAAGGCCGAGAGCCGCGCTCTTGTTCTGCTTCTCCAACTGGTCGCAGAGGAGCAGGACTTCGTCATACCGCTTCATGGACAGGAGTATCTGCGCCTTTGCCCGTTCGATATTGATATTGAACGGCAGCTTTTCGCTTCCCTGCTTGAGAATGGCCAGACCTTCTTCCGCCCTGCCCTTGCGGGTCAGACTCTCGGCGTAACCGAGGTACGCCTCGGGGGCGTCGGTCTTGAGCGCCTCCTTGAAGGTCGCTTCGGCCTCGTCCTGGCGGTTGAGCAGTTGCAGCACGAGGGCCTTGCCCAACCAGGCGCGGACGAAATCGGGATGACGGTCCACGAAAGTCGAATATTCGTTGAGCGCTCCCTCGGGCTTCTTCTGGGCCAGATCAAGTGCCGCGAGCGTCAGATACGGGTCCGGATTGTCCGGGTTGCTTTCCTTGGATTTGCCGAGATATTCCCGGGCCTTTTCCACATCGTTGTCGGAAAGGGCCACCCGCGCGAGCAGGAAATAGAGCACGGAGTCGTTCTTGTTGCCGCTCAGGCCGCTCTCAAGCGTGCTGCGCGCCAGCCCCTTCTCGCCGTTTTTCATGTAGAATGCGGAAAGAATAATCATGGGCCGGATGGAATCCGGGGAAGCGGCCACGGCACGGGTCAGATCGGTCTCGGCCTCTTCCACGTTGCCGAGGGAATAGTTGAGCGCTCCCATCTTGAGGAGGGTGCCGCTGTCGCTCGGACGGCTCTTGGCCACGGCCTCGTATTGCTCGATGGCCTTTTCTCTTTCGCCCTTCATGGTCAGGGCGTCGCCCAGGGTCATCCGGGCTACGACGTTGTCCGCGTCCTTCTCAAGCACCTTGCGGGCCTCGGCCATGGATTCGTCGACCCTGTGCTGCTGGAGCAGGATCATGGAGATCATCTCCCGCGCCTTGAGGAAATTGCCAGGGCCGTCCGCGGCCACCCGCAAATGGCTGATCGCCGTTTCCAGATCGCCCACTGCGTAATAGCTCAACCCCAGGAAGAAATGGGACTCGGGGTCGGAAGCGAGGGTCACGGCCTTGTGAAAAGCGTTGATGGCCTCCTGGTACTGCTTCTGAAGATACATGGACATCCCGGTGACTTTCTGTCCGTAGGGCAGATTCGGGGCCATGGCGTTGAGCTGCT from Pseudodesulfovibrio thermohalotolerans includes the following:
- the prsT gene encoding XrtA/PEP-CTERM system TPR-repeat protein PrsT — encoded protein: MKLTRFLYLTLIIVLLAGCGNNDIDKMLGEGEQYRDSGNYSGAIVIYKTILEKDPNQLQARLGLAQSYLATGKLDQARKNFDKYKLQNPYDKELNYDLARLERLSKNRSKALELVEAYCSANPKSVDGALLYGRLLLEDSDTEGAEKWFNKAVELSPDNSEAHIGLARVYRAQGRIAAADKAIADVLAKDPTNREALYLRASSELERGDKEAYRATFTYISDSHPSDVYAKYIKAQSLLEQQEYGKAAELAKQLNAMAPNLPYGQKVTGMSMYLQKQYQEAINAFHKAVTLASDPESHFFLGLSYYAVGDLETAISHLRVAADGPGNFLKAREMISMILLQQHRVDESMAEARKVLEKDADNVVARMTLGDALTMKGEREKAIEQYEAVAKSRPSDSGTLLKMGALNYSLGNVEEAETDLTRAVAASPDSIRPMIILSAFYMKNGEKGLARSTLESGLSGNKNDSVLYFLLARVALSDNDVEKAREYLGKSKESNPDNPDPYLTLAALDLAQKKPEGALNEYSTFVDRHPDFVRAWLGKALVLQLLNRQDEAEATFKEALKTDAPEAYLGYAESLTRKGRAEEGLAILKQGSEKLPFNINIERAKAQILLSMKRYDEVLLLCDQLEKQNKSAALGLRTRTYMLKGDYDKAVGSARDIIEIYPGEPMGYITLADIYATKGDKTNQLAVLEEGRSRCEANSSLMVAIGNYYLAAGETKKALTYIDAAIKRDENNYVARTVRGDICVLLGRDKDAAVSYNNALRLSQRYVPALNNLAMLYLKNPKTRLEALRLGYTAYMQRPGDPAVLDTFGYSLAVNGRLDEAVQVLEKALEVAGSNPDIEYHLGYAYKAAGKNDKALPLLEKVANCPDCANAAEAKKLLAAIMGE
- a CDS encoding polysaccharide biosynthesis/export family protein, with protein sequence MKKLLLVMLFVLCVPVLAQAEDYVVGEGDTLAVHVWGEEELRTTVIVRPDGKMSMPGIDDVVAAGKTLPQLKTELTKLLSQLVKDPIVNVSLLKSVNSRVYVVGGGVQPQVYDMMQRTTLLHVLASVGSLDGADLSKGYVYRNGKKIMSDFSGLFSKGEFDKDIQLEPGDMIFLPVKYDRNVFVIGAVNEPKAIFFHEGFTVLDALLQAGSFSKYADENEIVIIRKEGDKQVSIPVKTKDLIKKGDLTQNVLLQAGDYIVASESFF
- a CDS encoding XrtA/PEP-CTERM system-associated ATPase; amino-acid sequence: MYEKFFKFGSKPFDLLPNPDLLFMSRTHGKALSYLRYGIEERAGFILLTGEVGAGKTTLIRLLMKDHMDKVTLSKVTNTKVDSHQLLTMINDDFGLETEGRSKAALVRELNEFLIDQYALGQRCVLIIDEAQNLCAELLEEVRMLSNLETDGGKLLQIILAGQPELKETLNSHTLLQLRQRIQIGCHLSPLKTEEVRDYILYRMECAGNRDAVQFSDEAFARISEQTRGVPRLINILCDYLLIDAYAAERREIGEQDVAEIVDELDFERQYWPEKKTERSVGGTVQSRARALPGQAQKVLRAIRGLEDRLDYLERQSSRDLPSTMAGLLDRIEELERQVVYQKQQFETLRLMQQTGAMASRIVPPAEPVVKPEPPRKKSWAYRFLFGGE
- a CDS encoding XrtA-associated tyrosine autokinase, encoding MSRIEDALKKASAKRSEKLRPESAGTAAPAETKIPGVDSAQASFLETAAMQTEAFERARGQRMLVSMNEPVSLAAEEFRKLKQSLVRKTKRSGFQNTLLVTSGTVGEGKSVTAVNLAISLAQEFDHTVLLVDADIRSPSCHELLCMENGYGLSDCLIEGAPISKGMVKTGIGKLSFLSAGSPVPNVGELLASKRMHETLSEMKNRYADRYIIIDSPPVLPFAESRNLSRMADGVVLVIKEGQASQADLRDTIEALQGSNILGAVYTQASRATRGLSAEAYMKYKYYHHAR
- a CDS encoding TIGR03013 family XrtA/PEP-CTERM system glycosyltransferase, encoding MVAIASVRVFKDLLLLVLAMFLCSVVLFNEPSEMLALFEGRPADVFVLMGIILASFLVVHIIVHYLAPSRNAGVLGLVISLIVASNMTFFIYWQTDLFVRLEEMIPVLLCLFGLNHTLWLLFIANWRKIPGLVHRVVIVGNGQLAEDMKLLAVQSGGRYEFKDYVECLSGEFADPVAQVENPTNRILEAAQRAKASKIVVSLTERREAFPLQEILNCKLSGIEVLEAPEFYERVNRKLMLEKITPSWFIFAKGFKIIGIRRFIKRALDILLSLTGIIIVSPILPLVMIGIKLDSPGPVLFKQIRVGKGDKDFIIYKFRSMRQDAEKGSGAVWAMENDNRVTRFGRFLRKSRIDEIPQLFNVLMGSMSLVGPRPERPEFVHELKKIVPYYAERHFVKPGITGWAQVCYPYGASVQDAFEKLRYDMYYIKNYSLWFDFKIMFKTISVMLNKMGR
- a CDS encoding XrtA system polysaccharide chain length determinant; amino-acid sequence: MADNKYDIAGQDASFDARRYLRLVGERKGLFVSIALLVMFAAVVISYVLPRKYEARSIVFIEQNVISDLVKGIAVTPSMDTKIKAIKVTMLSRNMLSQVIKALDLDVSLRNSVSLDELIKSLRGRIAIGLDEKRGVFDIRFADSDPVLARDVVNTLTRVYIEESVSTKRKESFEATRFLADQIEVFKKRIDEARKDIEDFNIASGKVLASNEYVVRNQIEKAQEQIKEIQIQINALEASRKVLLSNSPSRARLREQEQVRSQMLARYTKNHPRVKQLESAIAETRRQIREEGSDELSIIYSSPEYQNVKVHIQSLETQKKNLEEDIAQNRAILDQIPRAQAQLQELKRKEQNEVIIYEKLVSRYGQSEVSKEMELQDKAVSFRVLDPAVVPTIPSSPNRPLIMLAGIAIGFGAAFGVVFLLDIIDPSIKNVDDLREFGIPVLAVIPKLKNVEEERKASRRGLRVYLIGALGLLIVLMFLGMEFMGVGLVDKVIEKAMAAVHQWRI